CTTTGTCCCCGTGCTGCGCTGTGCGCTCAAAAGCAGGCAGACAGGCAAAAAGCAGCCCGTGAAGCAGAATGCTTCCGGCAGCTGCATACAGCCATTTTTTCTTTATTCCGCATACGGCAGCCACTATTTCTCCCCGTTCTGCATAAGCAGCCCTGCAGAAGAAACGCCCTCGCGCTTCAGCAGCGCAAGCACCTCTGCGACCCTGCCGTAATTTGCTGATTTGTCACCGGCGACAAGCACGTCTTTCAGCTGTGATTTGTGCGCCAGCCATGCAAGCTCCTGCATGGAGACGTTTTTTCCGTCCCACTGCACGCTCCCGTCGGCAAGCACCGAAACGGTAACCGCCGATTCAGCATTCGGCGCCGCTTCTCCCGTAGGCAGCTCAACGCTCAGCTTCCCGTTGACAAACGAAGAAGTCAGCACGAAAAATATAATCAGCATGAACATCATGTCTATAAGCGGCGTGATGTCAACGTCTGCCAGGCGTCTGCGTTTATTTCTCATTTGTCCGTATAATATGCTCCATAATTATAAAATCCGCGCCGCGGTTAAGCGTTTCTTCCTCGCTGTCGATACGCGAAACAAGCATTCCGTGAATAAAAATAAACGGAATAGCGGCAACAAGACCGGCAACGGTCGTGAACAAAGCCTTGTAAATGCCGCCCGTAACCGCTGCCCCAGTTATCTGTCCTCCGAGATTGAGGGAATGGAACATCTCCACCATACCCAAAACAGTGCCAAGAAGCCCAAGCAGCGGAGACAGTCTGGCAACAAGCTCAAGCAGCCACAAATGCTTTTCCCAGCGGTAAATTTCACGGCGCACCTGCTGTTCCACAAGCAGTTTTATTTCCTCATTGTCTATTTCCCAGTGCGTGTACGCCGCGAGGAAAACCCTGTGCAGAGAACTTTTCTTTTCACTCACGACACGGTACGCATTGTCCCTGTCGCACTTAAACATGGCTTCGCCGAACGCAAGCTCCAAAGCCTCCGCGTCTGTCGAATTTTCCCTGAAAAATATCAGCCGTTCAATGGTAACCGCCAAAGCAATAACGGACATTGCGAAAATAACCCACATAATATGTCCGCCCTGCTGCATATATTCGTACATGACATCTACCTCCGTTAGTCGTTGTTCGCTATATGATAGCTGCTTCGCTCAAATTACGAATGACGAATTATACCCCTGTACGGGGCACAAGCAAATGACGAATGAAAAACCACCAGGAACGCTCGTTTCACTCGCGTAACGCCGCTGGATGCTGCGCCTTCGCTGCACTTCGCGCAGCAAGACGAACTTTTTTGCTTTCAGCTTATTGTTTCCAGCTTTTTGCCTTTTGCTTAATGCTTATCGCTTATTGCTTATCGCTTTTAGCTTCTATCTTATTCTTTTCCATTCTTCATTATTCATTCTGCATTATTCATCGTATTTTGGTCACTGGTAATTATCTTTCCCTCACCAGCAGCCAAAGGAAGAACAATGACCCAGTAAAAGCCGTAAGAATTCCCACAGGCACCTCCGAAGGCGCCCAAAGCACTCTTGCCGCAGTATCGCAGAGCACCAGGAACGCGCCGCCGAAAAATACCGATGCCAAAGTCAGCGGTCTGTGTGCGCTGCCTGCAAAACGCCTGCAGATATGCGGCGAAAGCAAACCTATAAAACCAACAGGGCCGCATACGGAAACGTTGACTGCGATAACAAACGAAACTGCAAGGAAAAGCGCCCTGCGCAGCTTTCCGACGCTGACGCCCCTGCTTGCCGCAAGCTTCTCGCCGCAGACAAAAAGGTCAAGTTCAGGCGCGGCGTAAAATGCGGTGAAAACAATCAGAAGCAGTGCGGGAAGCGTTGTAAGAACCTGACTGAAACCGACGGTTTCAAGCCCGCCCATAGACCAGCGCAGCGCACGGAAAGAGTCTATGTAGCTTCCGCTGTACTGCATAATCATATTCAGGCTTGACAGCAAATAGCTGACCGCAATGCCTGCAAGCAGCAGCGAAGCGCTGCTCATGCTGTGCTTTTTCACGTTTCCCGCGGCATAAATCGCAAAAGTCGCAAGCAGCGAGCCTGCAAAAGCCGCCGCCGAAATTCCCGAAAATATTCCGAAAAGCGAAAACTCCGCTCCCAAACGTATATAGGTTACAGCGCCGAATGCGGCTCCGGAAGAAATTCCGAGCATATCCGGCGAAGCAAGGTCGTTTCTGAAAAGCGCCTGAAAAAGCATGCCGCAGACTGCAAGCGTCGCCCCCGTTATCCAGCCGAGCAAAACGCGGGGAACACGCAGCTCCCAGAATATTTTGCAAAGCATTGGACTGCTTCTGTGCAGAACGGCTGACGACGGAATATTTTCAACCCCGCAGAACGGCGCAAAAAGCAAAACAGCGGCAGAAAACAAAAACAGCAGGAAAAAAGCGCCCTTCTTCATATCAGAAGCCCCTCAGGAACAACGCAGGCAAGCTCATTTCCGTCCGTTTTGAAAAACGTGAAGCGCGTCTCGAAAAGCTGCTCCAAAATATTCTGTTCAAGCAGTTCTTCCCTGTTTCCGCTCCACAAAAGCGAGCCGTCCTTAACGGCAAAAATCTTGCCGGCGCAATGCAGCGCGAAATTAACGTCGTGCGTCACGCAGACCACCGTAATTCCCTGTTCCTTGTTGATTTTCTCGACAACAGCAAGCATTTCTTCCTGATATTTGTAATCCAGAAAGCTTGCAGGCTCGTCAAGAAACAGTATATCCGTTCCCTGCGCAAGGGCAGCCGCAAGCAGAGCCCTCTGCCGTTCTCCGCCGGAAAGCGTGTCCAGCTTCCTGTCTGCAAGCGAAACAACGTTCGCCGAAACAAGCGCACGTTCCACAGCTTCTTCGTCCTCCTTAACAGCCCCGCTGAAAGAGCTGTGCCACGGATAGCGTGAAAGCGCCACAAACTGACGCACGGTAAAAGGCAGCAGCTCAGAGCCCGACTGATGAAGCCATGCAATATGCCTTGCCGCTTC
This portion of the Candidatus Equadaptatus faecalis genome encodes:
- a CDS encoding biopolymer transporter ExbD encodes the protein MRNKRRRLADVDITPLIDMMFMLIIFFVLTSSFVNGKLSVELPTGEAAPNAESAVTVSVLADGSVQWDGKNVSMQELAWLAHKSQLKDVLVAGDKSANYGRVAEVLALLKREGVSSAGLLMQNGEK
- a CDS encoding MotA/TolQ/ExbB proton channel family protein, producing the protein MYEYMQQGGHIMWVIFAMSVIALAVTIERLIFFRENSTDAEALELAFGEAMFKCDRDNAYRVVSEKKSSLHRVFLAAYTHWEIDNEEIKLLVEQQVRREIYRWEKHLWLLELVARLSPLLGLLGTVLGMVEMFHSLNLGGQITGAAVTGGIYKALFTTVAGLVAAIPFIFIHGMLVSRIDSEEETLNRGADFIIMEHIIRTNEK
- a CDS encoding ABC transporter ATP-binding protein codes for the protein MTTVIEAKNLSLKIGDRQILNSLDLSVEKGAFVCIIGPNGAGKSSLLSCLGGLVKGCGGEVLLEGKPLASMSSREAARHIAWLHQSGSELLPFTVRQFVALSRYPWHSSFSGAVKEDEEAVERALVSANVVSLADRKLDTLSGGERQRALLAAALAQGTDILFLDEPASFLDYKYQEEMLAVVEKINKEQGITVVCVTHDVNFALHCAGKIFAVKDGSLLWSGNREELLEQNILEQLFETRFTFFKTDGNELACVVPEGLLI
- a CDS encoding iron ABC transporter permease → MKKGAFFLLFLFSAAVLLFAPFCGVENIPSSAVLHRSSPMLCKIFWELRVPRVLLGWITGATLAVCGMLFQALFRNDLASPDMLGISSGAAFGAVTYIRLGAEFSLFGIFSGISAAAFAGSLLATFAIYAAGNVKKHSMSSASLLLAGIAVSYLLSSLNMIMQYSGSYIDSFRALRWSMGGLETVGFSQVLTTLPALLLIVFTAFYAAPELDLFVCGEKLAASRGVSVGKLRRALFLAVSFVIAVNVSVCGPVGFIGLLSPHICRRFAGSAHRPLTLASVFFGGAFLVLCDTAARVLWAPSEVPVGILTAFTGSLFFLWLLVRER